One Cellulomonas taurus genomic region harbors:
- a CDS encoding diacylglycerol/lipid kinase family protein, whose amino-acid sequence MTWEGWLAVAATIVAVAALILGLMNRRAALPARAPFRGTVQAPTPETPPEQKRPLVAFVANPSKTGVPDLRPQLRRMCAEQYLPEPLWLETTPEDPGIGQAKQAIEQGADLVVALGGDGTVRAVAEALAHTGVPMGLVPVGTGNLLARNLDIPIGDPQAAFQLALDGMDRTIDVGWLRVLKFESNVDDDIAEASDDLPDDTDIPRDHIFLVIAGVGFDAAMVADADDQLKAKVGWIAYFVAGIKHLHGSRLRTTVRLDDADTEPTRVRSLLIGNCGRLPGGITLLPDAELDDGWLDIAAIDTRGGVAGWAQLFGEVVLQGVGVRPQLPAKIGRIDHARAREVHVSIAGGEHVQVDGDVIGEVTELSARVDPGALVVRVGAR is encoded by the coding sequence ATGACCTGGGAAGGATGGCTCGCCGTTGCCGCCACGATCGTGGCGGTCGCCGCCCTGATCCTGGGGTTGATGAACCGCCGGGCGGCGCTCCCGGCCCGGGCCCCGTTCCGCGGCACGGTGCAGGCGCCGACGCCGGAGACCCCGCCGGAGCAGAAGCGGCCACTGGTCGCCTTCGTCGCTAACCCCTCCAAGACCGGGGTGCCCGACCTGCGCCCGCAGCTGCGCCGGATGTGCGCCGAGCAGTACCTGCCCGAGCCGCTGTGGCTGGAGACGACGCCGGAGGACCCGGGGATCGGCCAGGCGAAGCAGGCGATCGAGCAGGGCGCGGACCTGGTGGTCGCCCTCGGCGGTGACGGCACCGTGCGCGCGGTCGCCGAGGCGCTGGCCCACACCGGGGTGCCGATGGGGCTGGTCCCGGTCGGCACCGGCAACCTGCTGGCCCGCAACCTCGACATCCCGATCGGTGACCCGCAGGCGGCGTTCCAGCTCGCGCTGGACGGGATGGACCGGACGATCGACGTCGGCTGGCTGCGGGTCCTGAAGTTCGAGTCGAATGTCGACGACGACATCGCCGAGGCCTCCGACGACCTGCCGGACGACACCGACATCCCCCGCGACCACATCTTCCTGGTGATCGCCGGGGTCGGCTTCGACGCCGCGATGGTGGCCGACGCCGACGACCAGCTCAAGGCCAAGGTCGGCTGGATCGCCTACTTCGTGGCCGGGATCAAGCACCTGCACGGCAGCCGGCTGCGGACCACCGTGCGCCTGGACGACGCCGACACCGAACCCACCCGGGTGCGCAGCCTCCTGATCGGCAACTGTGGCCGACTGCCCGGCGGGATCACCCTGCTGCCCGACGCCGAACTGGACGACGGCTGGCTGGACATCGCCGCCATCGACACCCGCGGCGGGGTCGCGGGCTGGGCGCAACTGTTCGGCGAGGTCGTGCTGCAGGGGGTCGGGGTGCGACCGCAGCTGCCGGCCAAGATCGGCCGGATCGACCACGCCCGCGCCCGCGAGGTGCACGTGTCCATCGCCGGCGGCGAGCACGTCCAGGTGGACGGCGATGTCATCGGCGAGGTCACCGAGCTGTCGGCCCGGGTGGACCCGGGTGCCCTGGTGGTCCGGGTCGGCGCACGATGA
- the serS gene encoding serine--tRNA ligase: protein MIDLKLLRQDPDIVRASQVTRGDDPGLVDQVLDADARRRAALTDFENRRAEQKSLGKLVAAAQGEEKQELLARAKSLAEQVKALQADADAAETEATELARRIGNIVAEGVPAGGEDDFVVLRHEGTPREFDFRVRDHLELGEGLAAIDTERGAKVSGARFYYLTGVGARLELALLNAAVDKALAAGFTPVITPTLVKPEIMAGTGFLGAHADEIYRLEADDLYLVGTSEVALAGYHSGEIIDLSAGPKRYAGWSACYRREAGSYGKDTRGIIRVHQFHKVEAFSYTTVEDAAAEHQRILGWEEEMLALAELPYRVIDTAAGDLGSSAARKFDCEAWLPSQERYLELTSTSNCTTFQARRLGVRERTADGEVRPVATLNGTLATTRWIVAILENHQQADGSVRVPEGLRPYLGGLELLEPTGGASR from the coding sequence GTGATCGATCTCAAGCTGCTGCGTCAGGACCCCGACATCGTGCGTGCCAGCCAGGTGACGCGTGGTGACGACCCGGGGCTGGTCGACCAGGTGCTGGACGCCGACGCCCGTCGCCGGGCCGCGCTGACCGACTTCGAGAACCGGCGCGCCGAGCAGAAGTCCCTCGGCAAGCTGGTCGCCGCCGCGCAGGGCGAGGAGAAGCAGGAACTGCTGGCCCGCGCCAAGTCGCTGGCGGAGCAGGTCAAGGCGTTGCAGGCCGACGCGGACGCCGCCGAGACCGAGGCGACCGAGCTGGCCCGCCGGATCGGCAACATCGTGGCCGAGGGTGTCCCGGCCGGTGGCGAGGACGACTTCGTGGTGCTGCGCCACGAGGGCACCCCGCGGGAGTTCGACTTCCGGGTCCGGGACCACCTGGAGCTGGGCGAGGGCCTCGCGGCGATCGACACCGAGCGCGGCGCCAAGGTCTCCGGTGCCCGGTTCTACTACCTGACCGGTGTCGGTGCCCGGCTGGAGCTGGCGCTGCTGAACGCGGCGGTGGACAAGGCGCTGGCCGCCGGGTTCACGCCGGTGATCACCCCGACGCTGGTCAAGCCGGAGATCATGGCGGGCACCGGGTTCCTCGGCGCGCACGCGGACGAGATCTACCGGTTGGAGGCCGACGACCTGTACCTGGTCGGCACCAGCGAGGTGGCGCTCGCCGGCTACCACTCCGGCGAAATCATCGACCTGTCCGCCGGACCGAAGCGCTACGCCGGGTGGTCCGCCTGCTACCGCCGGGAGGCCGGGTCCTACGGCAAGGACACCCGCGGGATCATCCGGGTGCACCAGTTCCACAAGGTGGAGGCGTTCAGCTACACCACGGTCGAGGACGCCGCCGCCGAGCACCAGCGCATCCTGGGCTGGGAGGAGGAGATGCTGGCCCTGGCCGAGCTGCCCTACCGGGTGATCGACACCGCCGCTGGTGACCTCGGGTCCAGCGCCGCCCGGAAGTTCGACTGCGAGGCGTGGCTGCCCAGCCAGGAGCGCTACCTGGAGCTGACCAGCACCTCGAACTGCACCACCTTCCAGGCCCGCCGCCTGGGCGTGCGGGAGCGCACCGCCGACGGTGAGGTGCGCCCGGTCGCCACGCTGAACGGCACCCTGGCGACCACCCGCTGGATCGTCGCCATCCTGGAGAACCACCAGCAGGCCGACGGCTCGGTCCGGGTGCCGGAGGGCCTGCGTCCGTACCTGGGCGGCCTGGAGCTGCTCGAGCCCACCGGAGGAGCATCGCGATGA
- a CDS encoding HAD family hydrolase: MTHPRTVAGTLIALDVDGTLMTYDGVISDEVRASITALQAAGAHIVLATGRGVRATVPVAHDLGITTGWAVSSNGAVTSRLDPELPGGYEVTRQITFDPEPALRVLQLELPEAYFAVEDLGRGFLVTRGFPEGELTGDQRVCDFEELVSRPATRVVVRDPGRTPEEFRELVRRVGLHQVSYAVGWSAWLDLTPGGVNKGSALEDLRRDLGVEPFATVAVGDGSNDVEMLDWAARGVAMGHAGDDVRAAADEVTGTIEDDGLLDVLRSVLAEG; the protein is encoded by the coding sequence ATGACCCACCCGCGCACCGTGGCCGGGACCCTGATCGCCCTGGACGTCGACGGCACGTTGATGACCTACGACGGGGTGATCTCCGACGAGGTGCGCGCGAGCATCACCGCCTTGCAGGCGGCCGGTGCGCACATCGTGCTCGCCACCGGCCGCGGCGTGCGGGCGACCGTCCCGGTGGCGCACGACCTGGGCATCACCACCGGGTGGGCGGTATCGTCCAACGGCGCCGTCACCAGCCGGCTCGACCCGGAGCTGCCCGGCGGCTACGAGGTCACCCGGCAGATCACCTTCGACCCGGAGCCGGCGCTGCGGGTGCTGCAGCTGGAACTGCCCGAGGCGTACTTCGCGGTGGAGGACCTCGGCCGTGGCTTCCTGGTCACCCGGGGCTTCCCGGAGGGGGAGCTGACCGGCGACCAGCGGGTGTGCGACTTCGAGGAGCTGGTGTCCCGCCCGGCGACCCGTGTCGTGGTGCGCGACCCGGGCCGCACCCCGGAGGAGTTCCGCGAGCTGGTGCGCCGGGTCGGTCTGCACCAGGTCAGCTACGCGGTCGGCTGGTCGGCCTGGCTGGACCTGACCCCGGGTGGCGTGAACAAGGGGTCGGCGCTGGAGGACCTGCGCCGCGACCTCGGCGTCGAGCCCTTCGCCACGGTGGCGGTCGGTGACGGCTCCAACGACGTCGAGATGCTGGACTGGGCGGCCCGCGGGGTCGCGATGGGGCATGCGGGCGACGACGTGCGCGCCGCCGCGGACGAGGTCACCGGCACCATCGAGGACGACGGACTGCTGGACGTGCTGCGCTCGGTGCTCGCCGAGGGCTGA
- a CDS encoding LacI family DNA-binding transcriptional regulator yields MAHGIVDVARAAGVSTATVSRALRGLPNVTHTTRERVRRAAEELGYVPSPTAASLATGRTRTIGLISPWVSHWFFAQVIEGAERALRAEDFDALLYTFEVDRGTRRLALDPGVLRRRVDGVLVVGLPLEPAEIAALDELGYPLVFVGPGAPDHVTVGLDDVDTARRAVAHLAELGHRVVAHLTGEPDDVLAWSPAVRRAQGWRLEVADRGLDPSPDLEVHGHFDVAGGRASMHRLLDARPDVTAVFAASDEMAMGAILAVRDRGLRAGEDVSVIGVDGHQMSEHLGLTTLAQDAYEQGVTAATMLLELLTGTPVPRDVVFPTTLIQRSSTRPVTEL; encoded by the coding sequence ATGGCGCACGGCATCGTCGACGTGGCCCGGGCGGCAGGTGTGTCCACAGCCACCGTCTCCCGAGCACTCCGCGGCCTGCCCAATGTCACCCACACCACCCGGGAACGGGTGCGTCGGGCCGCCGAGGAGCTCGGCTACGTGCCATCGCCCACCGCCGCCTCGCTGGCCACGGGTCGCACCCGCACCATCGGGCTGATCTCGCCCTGGGTGTCGCACTGGTTCTTCGCGCAGGTGATCGAGGGTGCCGAGCGGGCGCTGCGGGCCGAGGACTTCGACGCGCTGCTCTACACCTTCGAGGTCGACCGCGGCACGCGGCGGCTGGCGCTCGACCCGGGGGTGCTCCGGCGACGGGTGGACGGGGTGCTGGTGGTCGGTCTGCCGCTGGAACCTGCCGAGATCGCCGCGCTGGACGAGCTGGGCTACCCGCTGGTCTTCGTCGGACCGGGCGCCCCGGACCACGTCACGGTCGGACTGGACGACGTGGACACCGCGCGCCGGGCGGTGGCGCACCTGGCCGAGCTGGGGCACCGGGTCGTCGCGCACCTGACCGGGGAACCGGACGACGTGCTGGCCTGGTCCCCGGCGGTCCGGCGCGCCCAGGGGTGGCGGCTGGAGGTCGCGGATCGCGGGCTGGACCCCTCGCCGGACCTGGAGGTGCACGGCCACTTCGACGTCGCGGGCGGTCGGGCGTCGATGCACCGCCTGCTGGACGCGCGGCCCGACGTGACGGCGGTGTTCGCCGCCTCGGACGAGATGGCGATGGGCGCGATCCTGGCGGTGCGGGACCGAGGGCTGCGGGCGGGCGAGGACGTGTCGGTGATCGGCGTCGACGGTCACCAGATGTCCGAACACCTCGGCCTGACCACGCTGGCCCAGGACGCGTACGAGCAGGGCGTGACGGCGGCGACGATGCTGCTCGAACTGCTCACCGGCACGCCGGTGCCCCGGGACGTGGTCTTCCCGACCACGTTGATCCAGCGGAGTTCCACCCGGCCTGTGACCGAATTGTGA
- a CDS encoding ABC transporter substrate-binding protein: MTSIRRHRRSAVIAGGLGVALALAACSSGGDSGGDETASGGSTTTDCADYDAYGDLSGKTVTVYSGIVAPEDEPYVESYKPFEDCTGATIEYTSDKNFEQQILVQAQAGSAPDIAIVPQPGLLQQLVATGKAVAAPDDVAANVDEFWGEDWKAYGTVDGTFYAAPSGASVKSLVWYNPQIFEANGWEVPTTLDELSDLTATIAKTGQKPWCAGIASGEATGWPITDWMEDMMLRVPEGGPDVYDQWVDHSIAFNSEAPTAALDAVGDYLKNPDYVNAGFGDVNSIATTTFQDAGLGIPQGTCFLHRMASFYASNFPTDGSVTVAEDGNAFAFYLPGETAEDKPVLGGGEFNLAFSDRPEVQAFQTYLSTDTWANNKAKASSDITSGGWISANKGLDTANLVNPIDKLSADILQDPNTVFRFDGSDMMPAAVGSNAFWKQATNWITGQSTADTLDKIEAAWPAS; the protein is encoded by the coding sequence ATGACCAGCATCCGTCGGCACCGCAGGAGTGCCGTCATCGCCGGAGGGCTCGGGGTCGCCCTGGCCCTGGCCGCCTGTTCCAGCGGTGGTGATTCCGGGGGCGACGAGACCGCCAGCGGCGGCTCGACCACCACCGACTGTGCCGACTACGACGCGTACGGCGACCTCAGCGGCAAGACGGTGACGGTGTACTCCGGCATCGTGGCGCCGGAGGACGAGCCCTACGTCGAGTCGTACAAGCCCTTCGAGGACTGCACCGGCGCGACCATCGAGTACACCTCGGACAAGAACTTCGAGCAGCAGATCCTGGTGCAGGCCCAGGCGGGCAGCGCGCCGGACATCGCGATCGTGCCGCAGCCGGGTCTGCTGCAGCAGCTGGTCGCCACCGGCAAGGCGGTCGCCGCCCCCGACGACGTCGCCGCCAACGTCGACGAGTTCTGGGGCGAGGACTGGAAGGCCTACGGCACCGTCGACGGGACGTTCTACGCCGCCCCGTCCGGCGCCAGCGTGAAGTCGCTGGTCTGGTACAACCCGCAGATCTTCGAGGCCAACGGCTGGGAGGTCCCGACCACCCTGGACGAGCTATCCGACCTGACCGCCACCATCGCGAAGACCGGCCAGAAGCCCTGGTGCGCGGGCATCGCCTCCGGTGAGGCCACCGGCTGGCCGATCACCGACTGGATGGAGGACATGATGCTCCGGGTGCCCGAGGGCGGCCCGGACGTCTACGACCAGTGGGTCGACCACTCCATCGCCTTCAACTCCGAGGCGCCGACCGCGGCCCTGGACGCCGTGGGCGACTACCTGAAGAACCCGGACTACGTGAACGCCGGCTTCGGTGACGTGAACTCCATCGCCACCACCACGTTCCAGGACGCCGGGCTGGGCATCCCGCAGGGCACCTGCTTCCTGCACCGGATGGCGTCGTTCTACGCCTCGAACTTCCCGACCGACGGTTCGGTGACCGTCGCCGAGGACGGCAACGCCTTCGCGTTCTACCTGCCGGGTGAGACCGCCGAGGACAAGCCGGTGCTCGGTGGTGGCGAGTTCAACCTCGCGTTCTCCGACCGCCCCGAGGTGCAGGCGTTCCAGACCTACCTGTCCACCGACACCTGGGCCAACAACAAGGCCAAGGCGTCCTCGGACATCACCTCCGGCGGCTGGATCTCGGCCAACAAGGGCCTGGACACCGCGAACCTGGTGAACCCGATCGACAAGCTGTCGGCGGACATCCTGCAGGACCCGAACACGGTCTTCCGCTTCGACGGCTCGGACATGATGCCGGCCGCCGTCGGGTCGAACGCGTTCTGGAAGCAGGCGACCAACTGGATCACCGGCCAGTCCACCGCGGACACGCTGGACAAGATCGAAGCGGCCTGGCCCGCCTCCTGA
- a CDS encoding carbohydrate ABC transporter permease, with the protein MLIALIAFAAVVGIILFLAALAERRGRRQTAWLFLAPTLVLLVVGLVYPAGRTVVRSLYDAAGSQFIGLHNYLTIFSSDEQLVVLRNTVLWVLVTPFVATVIGLIYAILVDGARGESFAKALIFLPMAISFVGASIIWKFVYEYRDHIENLLPGQQQIPQIGLLNQVIVWLGGKPQQFLIDSPWNTFFLIVVMIWIQAGFAMTILSASIKAIPAEMTEAARLDGVGAFEMFRFITLPSIRPTVVVVLTTIAIGCLKVFDIIRTMTGGSFGTSVVANEFYTQSFSAGNQGLGAALAVLLFILVVPIIVYNVRQLRASEGR; encoded by the coding sequence ATGCTGATCGCGCTGATCGCCTTCGCGGCGGTGGTCGGCATCATCCTGTTCCTGGCCGCCCTCGCCGAGCGACGCGGTCGCCGGCAGACGGCCTGGCTCTTCCTGGCCCCGACCCTGGTTCTGCTGGTGGTCGGCCTGGTCTACCCGGCGGGCCGGACCGTGGTCCGCTCGCTGTACGACGCCGCCGGGTCGCAGTTCATCGGGTTGCACAACTACCTGACGATCTTCAGCTCCGACGAGCAACTGGTCGTGCTGCGCAACACCGTGCTCTGGGTGCTGGTCACCCCGTTCGTCGCCACCGTGATCGGGCTGATCTACGCGATCCTGGTCGACGGGGCACGCGGCGAGTCCTTCGCGAAGGCACTGATCTTCCTGCCGATGGCGATCTCCTTCGTGGGGGCGTCGATCATCTGGAAGTTCGTCTACGAATACCGCGACCACATCGAGAACCTGCTCCCGGGTCAGCAACAGATCCCGCAGATCGGGTTACTGAATCAGGTGATCGTCTGGTTGGGCGGGAAACCACAGCAGTTCCTGATCGACTCACCGTGGAACACGTTCTTCCTGATCGTGGTGATGATCTGGATCCAGGCCGGTTTCGCGATGACCATCCTGTCCGCGTCGATCAAGGCCATCCCGGCCGAGATGACCGAGGCGGCCCGGCTCGACGGCGTGGGCGCCTTCGAGATGTTCCGCTTCATCACCCTGCCGTCGATCCGGCCGACCGTGGTCGTGGTGCTCACCACCATCGCGATCGGCTGCCTCAAGGTCTTCGACATCATCCGGACCATGACCGGCGGGTCGTTCGGCACCAGCGTGGTGGCGAACGAGTTCTACACCCAGTCGTTCTCGGCCGGTAACCAGGGACTCGGCGCCGCGCTGGCGGTGCTGCTGTTCATCCTGGTGGTGCCGATCATCGTCTACAACGTCCGCCAGCTCCGCGCATCGGAGGGTCGCTGA
- a CDS encoding carbohydrate ABC transporter permease yields MTQLSVPAIPADPGVDTGSGRRRRGRSSAADAARKKLTSPWASLVAVILAVLWTLPTFGLLVTSFRPEADIKNSGWWTVFTNPTFTLDNYQTVLGSTGQDNLAPYFINSIAITLPAVIAPILIAALAAYAFAWMRFPGKNTLFVAVFALQVVPLQVTLLPLLELWVDMGINRTFWPIWLAHTMFALPLAVFLLHNFMREIPGELIEAARVDGAGHVTVFFRLMLPMLKPALAAFGIYQFLWVWNDLLVGLTFGGQANVNPLTVALFNLTGTRGTAWHLLSAGAFVSIIVPVVVFVALQRYFVRGLLAGSVKG; encoded by the coding sequence ATGACCCAGCTCTCTGTTCCCGCGATCCCGGCGGACCCGGGCGTCGACACCGGATCGGGTCGTCGTCGCCGAGGCCGGTCCTCCGCCGCCGACGCCGCCCGGAAGAAGCTCACCTCGCCCTGGGCGTCGCTGGTCGCCGTGATCCTCGCGGTGCTCTGGACCCTGCCCACCTTCGGGCTGCTGGTGACCTCGTTCCGACCCGAGGCCGACATCAAGAACTCGGGATGGTGGACGGTCTTCACCAACCCGACGTTCACCCTGGACAACTACCAGACGGTGCTCGGCTCGACCGGGCAGGACAACCTCGCCCCGTACTTCATCAACTCGATCGCGATCACCCTGCCCGCGGTGATCGCCCCGATCCTGATCGCCGCGCTGGCCGCCTACGCCTTCGCCTGGATGCGGTTCCCCGGCAAGAACACCCTGTTCGTCGCCGTGTTCGCCCTTCAGGTGGTGCCGTTGCAGGTCACGCTGCTCCCGCTGCTGGAGCTGTGGGTCGACATGGGCATCAACCGGACGTTCTGGCCGATCTGGCTGGCGCACACCATGTTCGCCCTGCCGCTGGCGGTGTTCCTGCTGCACAACTTCATGCGGGAGATCCCCGGTGAGCTGATCGAGGCGGCACGGGTCGACGGTGCCGGACACGTCACCGTGTTCTTCCGGCTCATGCTGCCGATGCTCAAGCCCGCGTTGGCGGCCTTCGGCATCTACCAGTTCCTCTGGGTGTGGAACGACCTGCTGGTCGGTCTCACCTTCGGCGGGCAGGCGAACGTCAATCCGCTCACCGTCGCGCTGTTCAACCTGACCGGCACCCGCGGCACCGCCTGGCACCTGCTGTCGGCCGGGGCCTTCGTGTCGATCATCGTGCCGGTGGTGGTGTTCGTCGCCCTGCAGCGGTACTTCGTCCGCGGACTCCTGGCCGGCTCGGTCAAGGGCTGA
- a CDS encoding EamA family transporter, translating to MPAPVLFVFSGLTQYAGAALAVGLFATVVSPTVAWLRIAVAALVLIAWRRPWRARWTRRSLLTAALFGVVLAAMNVTFYLAIDVLPLGTAVAIEFLGPVAVAAVTGRGWRERAGIVVAAAGVVALAGVQLRAGDDPRVVHGLIAIGAAAACWAGYILLGRRVAVGGDRTPEDLRPASDDTGPAADGGHPPVDDGRPAPDGFASLAVGMLAGAIVFAPFLASGATPVLHDPGLALAVVGIAVLSSVVPYAVEQVVLRRVTAATFAVLLALLPATAAVVGAVALRQWPHGWEVVGLLCVSAAIVLTAVPARRRRDG from the coding sequence ATCCCAGCGCCGGTGCTGTTCGTCTTCTCCGGGCTGACCCAGTACGCCGGTGCCGCGCTGGCGGTGGGATTGTTCGCCACGGTCGTGTCGCCGACCGTCGCGTGGCTGCGGATCGCGGTGGCGGCGCTGGTGCTGATCGCCTGGCGTCGACCGTGGCGGGCGCGCTGGACCCGCCGATCCCTGCTGACCGCCGCGCTGTTCGGTGTGGTGCTCGCGGCGATGAACGTGACGTTCTACCTGGCCATCGACGTGCTGCCCCTGGGCACCGCCGTCGCCATCGAGTTCCTCGGGCCGGTGGCGGTCGCCGCCGTGACCGGACGCGGGTGGCGGGAACGGGCCGGGATCGTGGTCGCCGCCGCCGGGGTGGTGGCCCTGGCCGGGGTGCAGCTGCGGGCAGGTGACGATCCCCGGGTGGTGCACGGACTGATCGCCATCGGCGCGGCCGCGGCCTGCTGGGCCGGGTACATCCTGCTGGGCCGGCGGGTGGCCGTCGGCGGTGACCGCACGCCCGAGGACCTCCGCCCGGCCTCGGACGACACGGGCCCGGCGGCCGATGGTGGCCACCCGCCCGTGGACGACGGCCGCCCGGCACCGGATGGTTTCGCCTCGCTCGCGGTCGGCATGCTCGCGGGGGCGATCGTCTTCGCCCCGTTCCTCGCCTCCGGTGCGACCCCGGTGCTGCACGACCCGGGACTGGCGCTCGCGGTGGTGGGCATCGCGGTGCTGTCGTCGGTGGTGCCCTACGCCGTGGAACAGGTCGTCCTGCGCCGGGTCACGGCGGCGACCTTCGCCGTGCTGCTCGCCCTGCTGCCCGCCACCGCCGCGGTGGTGGGGGCGGTCGCCCTGCGGCAGTGGCCGCACGGGTGGGAGGTGGTGGGGCTGCTGTGCGTGTCGGCGGCGATCGTGCTGACGGCGGTGCCCGCCCGGCGCAGGAGGGACGGCTAG
- a CDS encoding bacterial proteasome activator family protein, with the protein MTTDDSTDRPRIVVVGDDASAESSAPQVDQPAKVMRIGTMVKQLLDEVRSSPLDDAARSRLAEVHERSLAELEDGLSPELVAELHRITLPFTEDATPSDAELRIAQAQLVGWLEGLFHGIQTALVAQQMAAQAQLGQMRRALPGNAEQPGGSPGNGPGQYL; encoded by the coding sequence ATGACCACCGACGACTCGACCGACCGGCCACGGATCGTCGTGGTCGGCGACGACGCCAGCGCAGAATCCTCCGCACCCCAGGTCGATCAACCGGCCAAGGTGATGCGGATCGGCACCATGGTCAAGCAGCTGTTGGACGAGGTGCGGTCGTCGCCGCTGGACGACGCCGCCCGCAGCCGCTTGGCCGAGGTGCACGAGCGGTCGCTGGCCGAGCTGGAGGACGGCCTGTCGCCGGAACTGGTGGCAGAACTGCACCGGATCACGCTGCCGTTCACCGAGGACGCCACGCCCTCGGACGCCGAACTGCGGATCGCCCAGGCGCAGCTGGTCGGGTGGCTGGAGGGCTTGTTCCACGGGATCCAGACGGCACTGGTCGCGCAGCAGATGGCGGCTCAGGCGCAGCTCGGCCAGATGCGTCGAGCGCTGCCGGGGAACGCCGAGCAGCCGGGCGGATCCCCGGGCAACGGGCCCGGACAGTACCTCTAG
- a CDS encoding NAD(P)H-quinone oxidoreductase, which produces MRVIEVEQPGGPEMLTVIERPDPVPGAGELLIRVAAAGVNRADLLQREGHYPPPPGVPSWPGLEVSGTVIGRGTGVDAAGWPDGLPVAALLGGGGYAEQVTVPVGQVLPVPAGVDLVAAGGLPEAVATAWTNLIDSGRLVAGETMLVQGGSGGVGSIAVQLATALGVRVLTTAGGPERADRCRELGADVVIDHRTQDVVAAVHEATEGRGVDVVLDVLGGGGLASNVEVLATGGRLVVIGTQRGATGTLDLMQLMAKRAYVTGSTLRWRTVEQKSRVIADVAAHAWPLIADGRVAPVVHTTLPLDQAAEAHRLMDSGAVFGKVLLTP; this is translated from the coding sequence ATGCGCGTCATCGAAGTGGAACAGCCCGGCGGACCCGAGATGCTGACCGTGATCGAACGCCCCGATCCGGTGCCCGGCGCCGGTGAGCTGCTGATCCGGGTCGCGGCCGCCGGGGTGAACCGGGCCGACCTGTTGCAGCGCGAGGGCCATTACCCGCCGCCGCCCGGGGTGCCGTCCTGGCCCGGCCTGGAGGTCTCCGGCACCGTGATCGGTCGCGGGACCGGTGTGGACGCCGCCGGCTGGCCGGACGGGCTGCCGGTCGCCGCGCTCCTCGGCGGCGGTGGCTACGCCGAGCAGGTCACCGTCCCGGTCGGTCAGGTGCTGCCGGTGCCTGCCGGTGTGGACCTGGTCGCGGCCGGTGGTCTGCCGGAGGCGGTCGCCACCGCGTGGACCAACCTGATCGACTCCGGCCGCCTGGTCGCCGGAGAGACCATGCTGGTGCAGGGCGGCTCGGGCGGGGTCGGGTCGATCGCCGTGCAGCTCGCCACGGCGCTGGGGGTCCGGGTCCTGACCACGGCCGGTGGTCCCGAGCGGGCGGACCGGTGCCGGGAGCTGGGCGCGGACGTGGTGATCGACCACCGCACCCAGGACGTCGTGGCCGCTGTGCACGAGGCCACCGAGGGGCGCGGCGTCGACGTGGTGCTGGACGTGCTGGGCGGTGGCGGACTGGCGAGCAACGTCGAGGTGCTGGCCACCGGTGGCCGGCTGGTCGTGATCGGCACCCAGCGCGGGGCCACCGGCACCCTCGACCTGATGCAGCTGATGGCCAAGCGCGCCTACGTCACCGGCAGCACGCTGCGCTGGCGCACCGTCGAGCAGAAGTCCCGGGTGATCGCCGACGTCGCCGCGCACGCGTGGCCGCTGATCGCCGACGGCCGGGTCGCCCCGGTGGTGCACACGACGCTGCCGCTGGACCAGGCGGCCGAGGCGCACCGGCTGATGGACTCGGGCGCGGTGTTCGGCAAGGTGCTGTTGACGCCCTGA